One part of the Arthrobacter tumbae genome encodes these proteins:
- the proB gene encoding glutamate 5-kinase, producing MTVKRPIKTRSGLAKAKRIVVKVGSSSLTSLSGGLSDEALFALSDVLAARHNEGTEVILVSSGAIAAGLAPLGLARRPNQLSSQQAAASVGQGLLMARYTHAFGAHGVTVSQVLLTLDDLIRRSHYANAHRAMERLLNFGVVPIVNENDTVASSEIRFGDNDRLAALVAHLVKADALVLLSDVDSLYDGPPKDGAQRIPEVRGPQDLEGVSIGRTGKAGVGTGGMVTKVEAATIAASSGIPALVTSAENAGAALAGEDVGTWFSTNGRRQPIRLLWLAHLARIQGTLTLDDGAAKAVGERRRSLLSAGIVSVGGEFEAGDPVEMVDRAGAVIARGLVNYSSFELPRMLGRTTRELSKELGREYERSVVHVNDLVVLNAVASS from the coding sequence ATGACCGTAAAGCGCCCGATCAAAACCCGCTCCGGACTGGCGAAAGCCAAGAGGATTGTTGTAAAGGTAGGTTCATCCTCGCTCACGTCGCTCTCCGGAGGACTTTCCGATGAAGCGCTGTTCGCGCTGTCCGATGTTCTCGCTGCGCGGCACAACGAAGGGACCGAGGTCATCCTCGTCTCGTCGGGCGCGATTGCAGCGGGTCTCGCTCCGCTCGGACTCGCGCGGCGACCCAATCAGCTCTCGTCCCAGCAGGCGGCTGCCAGTGTGGGACAGGGTCTGCTCATGGCGCGTTACACCCACGCATTCGGCGCTCACGGTGTCACCGTCAGCCAGGTCCTGTTGACTCTCGATGACCTGATACGGCGAAGCCACTACGCGAATGCGCACCGTGCAATGGAGCGGCTTCTGAACTTCGGTGTGGTTCCCATCGTCAACGAGAATGACACTGTGGCGAGCTCCGAGATCCGTTTCGGGGACAATGACCGTCTGGCCGCCCTGGTGGCCCACCTGGTCAAGGCTGATGCGCTGGTTCTGCTCTCTGACGTCGACTCCCTGTATGACGGTCCACCCAAGGACGGAGCACAGCGCATCCCCGAGGTCCGTGGACCTCAGGATCTTGAGGGCGTGAGCATCGGCCGGACAGGGAAAGCCGGGGTCGGTACGGGCGGCATGGTCACGAAAGTCGAAGCTGCCACGATCGCCGCTTCCTCCGGCATTCCGGCACTCGTCACTTCGGCAGAGAACGCCGGAGCGGCGTTGGCCGGAGAGGACGTGGGCACCTGGTTCAGTACCAATGGCCGCCGCCAGCCGATCCGCCTGCTCTGGCTGGCCCATCTGGCCCGGATCCAGGGAACGCTCACGCTTGACGACGGCGCGGCCAAGGCCGTGGGGGAGCGGCGGCGGTCGCTTCTGTCGGCTGGGATCGTCTCAGTCGGGGGAGAGTTCGAGGCTGGGGATCCCGTCGAGATGGTGGACCGTGCAGGTGCGGTCATCGCCCGGGGACTGGTGAACTACAGTTCATTCGAGTTGCCGCGGATGCTCGGCAGAACCACCCGCGAGCTGTCGAAGGAACTCGGCAGGGAATACGAGCGTTCGGTGGTGCACGTGAACGACCTCGTGGTCCTGAATGCGGTTGCCTCTTCCTGA
- the obgE gene encoding GTPase ObgE: MASFVDRVVLHVSGGTGGHGCVSVKREKFKPLGGPDGGNGGDGGGVILRVDPQTTTLLDYHHAPHRHATNGGNGMGDWREGKRGETLILPVPDGTVVKTRDGEVLADLVGAGTEYVAAAGGQGGLGNSSLSSQKRKAPGFALLGIPGDARDVVLELKSIADIALVGFPSAGKSSLIAAMSAARPKIADYPFTTLRPNLGVVQAGEVRFTIADVPGLIEGASEGKGLGHDFLRHVERCAALVHVLDCAALETDRDPLKDLEIIEGELDRYAVDMSYAGPGGEVVPLNERPRLVALNKVDVPDGRDMAEFVRPDLEARGYRVFEVSATSHEGLRQLGFAMAEIVREAREVLETVPPVVAPAVLRPRAVNAKGFVIRREEKNLEPLFRVLGEKPERWVKQTDFTNDEAVGYLADRLAKLGVEEQLFRSGAKPGDTVVIGEGDGVVFDWEPTMMGGAELLASPRGTDIRLAEFVRPTRDEKREDHQTRKDARAAARDELEAERKAGIWTESVNYKHSGPKAAKNDSDTDTGDGED; the protein is encoded by the coding sequence GTGGCAAGCTTCGTTGACCGGGTAGTTCTGCACGTCTCGGGCGGCACCGGCGGACACGGGTGCGTCTCGGTCAAGCGGGAAAAGTTCAAGCCGCTGGGCGGGCCTGATGGCGGTAACGGCGGAGACGGCGGAGGCGTCATTCTTCGCGTTGACCCGCAGACCACCACCCTCCTGGATTACCATCATGCACCGCACCGCCATGCCACCAACGGTGGGAACGGCATGGGTGACTGGCGCGAGGGAAAGCGGGGAGAGACGCTTATCCTTCCCGTCCCGGACGGCACGGTGGTCAAGACGCGCGACGGCGAAGTATTGGCTGACCTTGTTGGTGCCGGTACCGAGTACGTGGCAGCTGCCGGGGGGCAGGGCGGCCTCGGAAACTCCTCCTTGTCATCGCAGAAGCGCAAGGCGCCCGGTTTCGCGCTCCTGGGCATTCCCGGCGATGCGCGCGACGTGGTGCTGGAACTCAAATCCATTGCAGACATCGCGCTGGTCGGGTTCCCCTCGGCCGGAAAGTCCAGCCTGATTGCCGCCATGTCTGCGGCTCGTCCAAAGATCGCGGACTACCCATTCACCACTCTCCGTCCCAACCTCGGAGTCGTACAGGCCGGGGAGGTCCGATTCACCATCGCGGATGTTCCCGGACTCATCGAAGGCGCAAGCGAGGGCAAGGGGCTGGGCCACGACTTCCTGCGCCACGTCGAGCGCTGCGCCGCCCTCGTCCATGTGCTTGACTGCGCTGCGCTGGAGACGGACAGGGACCCGCTGAAGGACCTGGAGATCATCGAAGGTGAGCTTGATCGCTACGCCGTTGACATGAGCTACGCCGGTCCCGGCGGTGAAGTTGTACCGCTCAATGAGCGCCCGCGCCTGGTGGCACTCAACAAGGTGGACGTTCCCGACGGCCGGGACATGGCCGAGTTCGTGCGTCCGGATCTCGAAGCCCGCGGATACCGTGTCTTCGAGGTCTCAGCCACCAGCCACGAAGGGCTTCGGCAGCTCGGCTTCGCCATGGCGGAGATCGTGCGCGAGGCACGCGAGGTGCTCGAGACCGTGCCTCCGGTTGTCGCTCCCGCTGTGCTGCGCCCCCGTGCAGTCAACGCCAAGGGATTTGTCATCCGGCGCGAGGAAAAGAATCTCGAGCCCCTCTTCAGGGTCCTGGGTGAGAAGCCGGAGCGCTGGGTGAAGCAGACGGACTTCACAAATGACGAGGCTGTTGGCTACCTTGCGGACAGGCTCGCTAAGTTGGGTGTTGAGGAACAGCTCTTCAGGAGTGGGGCCAAACCGGGGGACACCGTGGTGATCGGCGAGGGCGACGGCGTCGTCTTCGACTGGGAGCCAACCATGATGGGTGGAGCTGAACTTCTGGCCTCTCCTCGCGGCACGGATATTCGTTTGGCCGAGTTCGTGCGTCCCACGCGCGACGAGAAGCGGGAGGACCACCAGACCCGGAAGGATGCGCGGGCTGCGGCGCGCGACGAACTCGAGGCGGAGCGGAAGGCCGGCATCTGGACGGAGTCGGTCAACTACAAGCACTCCGGGCCCAAGGCAGCGAAGAACGACAGCGACACTGACACAGGTGACGGCGAGGACTGA
- the rpmA gene encoding 50S ribosomal protein L27: MAHKKGASSTRNGRDSNAQYLGVKRFGGQVVKAGEIIVRQRGTHFHPGANVGRGGDDTLFALEAGAVEFGTRRGRRVVNIVGAAAE, translated from the coding sequence ATGGCACATAAGAAGGGTGCGAGTTCCACTCGCAACGGTCGCGACTCCAACGCGCAGTACCTCGGCGTGAAGCGCTTCGGCGGACAGGTCGTCAAGGCAGGCGAAATCATCGTCCGCCAGCGCGGAACCCACTTCCACCCCGGCGCAAACGTCGGTCGTGGTGGCGATGACACGCTGTTCGCACTCGAAGCCGGTGCCGTCGAGTTCGGCACCCGCCGTGGACGTCGCGTTGTCAACATCGTGGGTGCGGCTGCCGAGTAG
- the rplU gene encoding 50S ribosomal protein L21 encodes MVYAIVRAGGRQEKVSVGDLVTLDRVPGEAGSSFKLPALLLVDGDKVTSAAQDLAKISVTAEIVENLRGPKIVIQKFKNKTGYKKRQGHRSELTKVKITGIK; translated from the coding sequence TGTCCGCGCAGGCGGCCGCCAAGAAAAGGTTTCCGTGGGAGACCTCGTAACCCTTGACCGCGTCCCCGGTGAGGCCGGCAGCAGCTTCAAGCTGCCTGCTCTCCTTCTGGTAGACGGCGACAAGGTGACTTCAGCAGCACAGGATCTGGCAAAGATCAGTGTCACTGCCGAAATCGTCGAGAATCTTCGGGGCCCGAAGATTGTTATCCAGAAGTTCAAGAACAAGACCGGCTACAAGAAGCGCCAGGGTCACCGTTCAGAGCTCACCAAGGTCAAGATCACGGGTATCAAGTAA